One Natrinema halophilum genomic window carries:
- a CDS encoding branched-chain amino acid ABC transporter permease, giving the protein MVSLDLILQQLANGILFGGQIALIAVGLTLIWGVMDVLNFAHGSMLMIGGYIGLYTIQATESLILAAILATVGVFVLGVITDQVLIQRLKEREDAEITLILGTFGLAITLEHGVSVLLGSSQLAFPSLFEGVWEIGSITLGKTRVYLFVVALITILLLFTLIRFTKIGFAIRAVSQDANTAKLMGVNTDRIYSITFGLGAALAGLSGMLIAPVYNVYPAVGWQPFLLAFIVVIIGGLGSVRGTLLAALATGVFRSLSLTWFSSQATLIFMFGAMIFVLIFLPNGFAEVIE; this is encoded by the coding sequence ATGGTAAGTTTGGATTTAATATTACAGCAACTTGCAAACGGAATCCTATTTGGGGGTCAGATAGCATTGATTGCAGTCGGTTTGACGTTGATCTGGGGTGTAATGGACGTGTTGAACTTTGCTCACGGGTCGATGTTGATGATTGGGGGGTATATCGGTCTCTACACGATCCAAGCCACTGAGAGTCTCATTCTGGCAGCAATTTTGGCGACAGTTGGCGTTTTCGTTCTGGGAGTTATTACAGATCAAGTCCTCATTCAGCGACTGAAAGAACGCGAGGATGCAGAAATAACGCTCATCCTCGGCACGTTTGGCCTTGCAATAACCCTGGAACATGGTGTGAGTGTTCTTCTCGGGAGTTCACAGCTGGCCTTCCCATCCCTATTCGAAGGGGTCTGGGAAATCGGGTCGATTACGCTCGGAAAGACCCGTGTTTACCTGTTCGTAGTGGCTCTAATCACTATCCTGTTGTTGTTCACCCTCATTCGGTTCACGAAAATCGGATTCGCCATTCGAGCCGTATCTCAAGACGCGAACACGGCGAAACTGATGGGAGTCAATACGGATAGAATCTACTCGATTACCTTTGGATTGGGTGCCGCCCTGGCCGGTCTCTCCGGAATGCTCATTGCACCAGTCTATAACGTGTATCCGGCTGTCGGCTGGCAGCCATTCCTCCTCGCATTTATTGTCGTAATCATCGGTGGACTCGGAAGCGTTCGCGGGACGCTACTTGCCGCACTCGCGACCGGTGTCTTCCGAAGTTTGTCGCTTACGTGGTTCTCTAGCCAGGCGACGCTGATCTTTATGTTCGGTGCGATGATTTTCGTATTGATATTCTTACCAAATGGGTTCGCAGAGGTGATCGAATGA
- a CDS encoding branched-chain amino acid ABC transporter permease, protein MTLSHSINSIRQKIVEDAKTPKGYVALSVLAIALLAPAIFGGYLFEIVLQMVVFVLVVASWNLIAGYFGVFSFAHAALFGVGGYIAAILAGTYGIHPVATIVIGGGGAAIASLIIAPMILRLGGSYVAMATLAYAEILYLLVYVLDDITGGAMGYIEHPALFDGNMIPLYYFALAIVLLNLAVLYVLLRSRFGLIGRAIREEEDAAKMLGNNTDRYKVYAFVLSSAMAGTAGGIHAFNIRIFSPSMMAIEMMIEFMAMAVIGGIGTSLGPVVGVIAVLGFSEFFRSFGEIRLLLWGLLLMFTIMFFPGGLAGSSVQQDLLRDQAGKLRSAFGSQSAQDEHSSKEQ, encoded by the coding sequence ATGACTCTTTCACACTCGATCAATTCGATCCGACAGAAAATCGTCGAGGATGCCAAGACACCAAAAGGATACGTCGCCCTCAGCGTATTAGCGATTGCCCTGCTCGCCCCGGCGATTTTCGGCGGATACCTGTTCGAAATCGTCCTCCAGATGGTCGTATTCGTTCTCGTAGTTGCAAGTTGGAATCTAATCGCCGGCTACTTCGGCGTCTTTAGCTTCGCTCACGCTGCATTATTCGGCGTCGGCGGCTATATAGCGGCCATCTTGGCAGGGACCTACGGTATTCATCCGGTCGCCACGATCGTTATCGGAGGCGGTGGCGCGGCCATCGCAAGTCTCATCATCGCACCGATGATACTGCGCCTCGGCGGCTCGTACGTGGCGATGGCCACGTTAGCGTACGCAGAAATCCTCTACCTGTTAGTGTACGTCCTCGACGACATAACCGGCGGTGCCATGGGGTACATCGAACACCCCGCACTCTTCGATGGGAACATGATCCCGCTCTATTATTTCGCTCTCGCCATCGTTTTGCTTAATCTGGCCGTTCTCTATGTGTTACTTCGGTCGCGGTTCGGATTGATCGGTCGGGCGATCAGAGAAGAGGAAGATGCAGCGAAGATGCTCGGAAACAACACAGATCGGTATAAAGTGTACGCGTTCGTTCTTAGTTCCGCGATGGCTGGGACGGCGGGAGGAATACACGCATTCAACATTCGGATTTTCTCGCCATCGATGATGGCGATAGAAATGATGATCGAGTTCATGGCGATGGCCGTCATCGGCGGTATCGGGACGAGCCTCGGTCCGGTCGTCGGTGTCATCGCAGTCCTCGGATTCTCCGAATTCTTCCGGTCCTTCGGTGAAATACGCCTGCTGCTTTGGGGGCTCCTGTTGATGTTTACTATCATGTTTTTCCCTGGCGGGCTCGCCGGGAGTTCTGTACAACAGGACCTTCTCCGTGATCAAGCCGGTAAGCTACGGTCCGCGTTCGGAAGCCAATCGGCTCAAGACGAACATTCCTCAAAAGAACAATGA
- a CDS encoding Lrp/AsnC family transcriptional regulator, whose product MDEKDIQILATIAREGTASPDKIEEAIGIPKSTVHYRLNQLRESGVIENDLYDIDLEKVGLSITLISEVWAEFGEGYHDTVGEKLADVEGVNQVYFTMGATDFVVIAHVANRESVESLVEDYESIDEIERTSSKFVITTVKDEPNPLNDFEIETLVETLTE is encoded by the coding sequence ATGGACGAAAAAGACATTCAGATTTTGGCTACGATCGCTAGAGAGGGAACAGCCAGCCCGGATAAAATCGAAGAGGCGATTGGGATCCCGAAGTCGACGGTTCATTACCGGCTCAACCAGCTTCGGGAGTCGGGCGTCATCGAAAACGACCTCTACGACATCGACCTCGAGAAGGTCGGGCTCTCGATCACGCTCATCTCGGAAGTCTGGGCCGAGTTCGGGGAAGGGTACCACGATACCGTCGGTGAGAAACTCGCCGACGTCGAGGGCGTCAATCAGGTGTACTTCACGATGGGCGCCACAGACTTCGTCGTCATCGCGCACGTTGCCAACCGTGAGAGCGTCGAATCGCTCGTCGAGGACTACGAATCGATCGACGAGATCGAGCGGACCTCTTCGAAGTTCGTCATCACGACGGTCAAAGACGAACCGAATCCGCTCAACGACTTCGAGATCGAAACCCTCGTCGAAACGCTCACGGAGTAG
- a CDS encoding polysaccharide deacetylase family protein — protein MPDSSMWPADYQSAAVFTFDLDADEIWNLRIEGDEEWDKPPVKTRGNFGPNVAVPRIIELFDRYDLNCTFFIPGKVAEDWPETVQKIHDAGHEIGLHGYRHVNPANSTREEEEADVKRSLDIFDDLVGTTPVGYRSPAADLSNNTLEILAEQGVQYESSFLDNDVPYFHDLGDDRLLEIPFEWSLDDWPFFGFHMYPQLSYQSGISSTGPVFDSWEREFDALHKRGRCFMLTMHPQLIGRAGRMDALEELLQRVLQTGDTWVTTGEDLATHWYERHG, from the coding sequence ATGCCAGATAGTTCCATGTGGCCAGCGGACTACCAATCGGCTGCCGTGTTTACGTTCGACCTCGACGCAGATGAGATCTGGAATCTCCGGATCGAAGGGGACGAGGAATGGGATAAACCCCCTGTGAAGACGCGCGGTAATTTTGGGCCAAACGTCGCGGTACCTCGAATAATCGAATTATTTGATAGGTACGATCTCAACTGTACGTTCTTTATCCCGGGTAAGGTCGCCGAAGACTGGCCGGAAACGGTCCAAAAGATCCACGATGCGGGCCACGAGATCGGCCTCCACGGATATCGCCACGTCAATCCTGCAAATTCGACTCGCGAAGAAGAAGAGGCGGACGTAAAGCGGTCACTCGACATCTTCGACGACCTCGTAGGGACGACACCGGTCGGTTACCGCAGTCCAGCGGCCGATCTCAGCAACAACACGCTCGAAATCCTCGCCGAGCAGGGAGTCCAATACGAATCGAGCTTTCTCGACAATGACGTTCCGTACTTTCACGATCTCGGCGACGACCGACTCCTCGAGATCCCATTCGAATGGTCGCTCGACGACTGGCCGTTCTTCGGATTCCACATGTATCCACAGTTGTCCTACCAAAGTGGTATCAGTTCGACGGGCCCCGTGTTCGATTCCTGGGAACGGGAATTCGATGCCCTTCACAAACGAGGTCGGTGTTTCATGTTAACGATGCATCCCCAGCTCATCGGCCGTGCTGGCCGAATGGATGCGCTCGAGGAACTGCTTCAGCGAGTGTTACAGACCGGTGATACCTGGGTGACGACGGGAGAAGACCTCGCAACGCACTGGTATGAACGTCACGGGTGA
- a CDS encoding ABC transporter ATP-binding protein, with product MIELEDVNSGYDENQVLNDLSLTFEDGRVNCIIGPNGSGKSTTLKTINGLVSCWSGTIRHNDTEIQDCDSQEIVKRGIVTVPQGSSVFPEMTVKENLRMGAYLTDDDDVLDERYEYVFDTFPRVEERLSQQAGSMSGGEQAMVAMGRALMADPDFLLLDEPSAGLAPNLVTEIFTHLERLKEEGIDMVIVEQNVREVLNIAEHVFLLEQGQLEFSGRPSELEDEDELVEMYLGERTL from the coding sequence ATGATCGAACTCGAAGACGTCAACAGTGGCTACGACGAAAACCAGGTATTGAACGACCTCTCCCTCACGTTCGAGGACGGTCGAGTGAATTGTATAATCGGACCGAACGGCAGCGGAAAGTCGACGACGCTGAAAACGATCAACGGTCTGGTCTCGTGCTGGAGCGGAACGATCCGTCACAACGACACGGAAATTCAGGACTGCGACTCACAGGAAATCGTCAAGCGAGGGATTGTAACTGTGCCACAGGGAAGTAGCGTCTTTCCCGAGATGACCGTCAAAGAGAACCTCCGAATGGGGGCTTATTTGACGGATGACGACGACGTTCTCGACGAACGATACGAGTACGTTTTCGACACCTTTCCTCGGGTCGAGGAGCGACTCTCCCAGCAGGCTGGTTCTATGAGCGGCGGTGAACAGGCGATGGTAGCTATGGGCCGCGCTCTGATGGCTGACCCGGACTTTCTTCTCCTCGACGAGCCAAGCGCCGGTCTCGCGCCGAATTTGGTTACCGAAATATTCACTCATCTCGAACGTCTCAAAGAGGAAGGGATAGACATGGTGATTGTCGAACAAAACGTAAGAGAAGTTCTCAATATTGCAGAACACGTCTTCCTCCTCGAGCAGGGACAACTGGAGTTCAGCGGTCGTCCGAGCGAACTTGAAGACGAAGACGAACTGGTCGAGATGTATCTCGGCGAACGGACGTTATGA
- a CDS encoding phosphoribosylanthranilate isomerase — protein sequence MTRVKICGMTREADLEAAVDAGVDAVGIICDVSVDTPREVSVERAKALTTAAPPFVTSVLVTMPDGPGDAIELVEEIEPDAIQIHGGIRPGDLAYLRAKLDVDILLAVDADDATTATTYDDLVDGLIVDTVSEDGGGGTGRTHDWDRTRTAAMDLESPVILAGGLTPENVGDAVRTVGPFAVDVASGVEERGGIKDATAVQSFVDRAKNVRRTAEP from the coding sequence ATGACTCGCGTGAAGATCTGCGGGATGACGAGGGAAGCCGACCTCGAGGCGGCCGTCGACGCGGGCGTGGACGCAGTCGGTATTATCTGCGACGTCTCGGTCGACACGCCGCGAGAGGTATCGGTCGAACGGGCGAAGGCGCTCACGACGGCCGCGCCGCCGTTCGTGACGAGCGTACTCGTAACGATGCCGGACGGTCCGGGGGACGCGATCGAACTAGTCGAGGAAATCGAACCCGACGCGATCCAGATCCACGGTGGCATCCGACCCGGAGACCTCGCGTATCTCCGTGCAAAACTGGACGTCGACATCCTGCTCGCTGTCGACGCCGACGATGCGACGACAGCGACGACCTACGACGACCTCGTCGACGGCCTCATCGTCGACACTGTGAGCGAGGACGGGGGCGGTGGCACCGGCCGAACCCACGACTGGGATCGGACCCGGACGGCCGCTATGGATCTCGAGTCGCCGGTGATCCTCGCGGGGGGTCTCACCCCTGAAAACGTCGGTGACGCCGTTCGGACCGTCGGACCGTTCGCCGTCGACGTGGCGAGCGGCGTCGAAGAACGCGGCGGCATCAAAGACGCCACCGCGGTCCAATCGTTCGTCGACCGAGCCAAGAACGTCCGTCGAACGGCGGAGCCGTAA
- the trpE gene encoding anthranilate synthase component I, with translation MSESTPESATFQPSAFDIDRETFRDHAGTSADRRDRPAVVRTVATLEVDTTPLAAYAALTGRTDAGDGERSPYAFLLESAEKTASSDPDGAFRPSAADAERHARFSYVGYDPEAVVTVESGEATIESLTDDVPLEAMGADLPSADGSPRTDADGDTVDALRAAMPNVRLENVPDHDRQHLEGGLVGFLAYDAVYDLWLEEVGLERPNSRFPDAQFLLTTKTLAFDERDGTVSLIFTPVLEADDDPGEVYDALGDEAAAVAATLRDAAEPETGGFVREDEIAGPSDEYEESVRRAKEHVLDGDIYQGVISRTRELYGEVDPLGFYEAMREVNPSPYMYLLDHDDLTVVGASPETLISVRGRDVMSNPIAGTCDRGSSPVEDRRLAGEMLADGKERSEHTMLVDLARNDVRRVSEPGSVRVDEFMNVLKYSHVQHIESTVTGKLAEDADAFDATRAAFPAGTLSGAPKIRAMEIIDDLESKPRGLYGGGVGYYSWTGDADVAIVIRTATVEAGAVPRDAEERACRDDSRDGRKRDRITVQAGAGLVADSDPAAEYRETEKKMDGVLTALEAIEQSAADSETESDDAFERTPEVSR, from the coding sequence ATGTCCGAATCAACACCCGAATCAGCTACGTTCCAGCCGTCGGCGTTCGATATCGACCGGGAAACGTTCCGCGACCACGCGGGAACGAGCGCGGACCGGCGAGACCGCCCGGCCGTGGTCCGCACCGTCGCGACGCTCGAGGTCGATACGACGCCGCTTGCCGCGTACGCCGCGCTCACCGGGCGGACGGACGCGGGCGACGGCGAGCGATCCCCCTACGCCTTTCTACTCGAGAGCGCGGAGAAGACCGCTTCGAGCGATCCCGACGGAGCATTCCGGCCGAGTGCTGCGGACGCGGAGCGCCACGCGCGGTTCTCCTACGTGGGGTACGATCCCGAAGCCGTCGTGACGGTCGAGTCCGGCGAGGCGACGATCGAATCGCTCACCGACGACGTGCCGCTGGAAGCGATGGGCGCGGACCTCCCGTCCGCGGACGGATCTCCGCGAACGGACGCCGATGGCGACACCGTCGACGCGCTCCGGGCGGCGATGCCGAACGTGCGCCTCGAGAACGTTCCCGACCACGATCGCCAGCACCTCGAGGGCGGGCTGGTCGGCTTTCTGGCCTACGACGCCGTCTACGACCTGTGGCTCGAGGAGGTGGGACTGGAGCGCCCGAACTCGCGGTTCCCGGACGCCCAGTTCCTCCTGACGACCAAGACGCTGGCGTTCGACGAGCGCGACGGGACGGTCTCGCTTATCTTCACGCCGGTTCTCGAAGCAGACGACGATCCCGGCGAGGTGTACGACGCGCTCGGTGACGAAGCCGCCGCGGTCGCGGCGACCCTGCGCGATGCCGCGGAGCCGGAAACGGGCGGGTTCGTCCGGGAAGACGAAATCGCAGGCCCCAGTGACGAGTACGAGGAAAGCGTTCGGCGGGCGAAAGAGCACGTCCTCGACGGCGATATCTATCAGGGCGTTATCTCCCGTACTCGAGAGTTGTACGGTGAGGTCGATCCGCTCGGTTTCTACGAGGCGATGCGTGAGGTGAATCCGTCGCCGTACATGTATCTGCTCGATCACGACGATCTGACCGTCGTCGGGGCCAGTCCGGAGACGCTGATCTCGGTTCGGGGCCGAGACGTCATGTCGAATCCGATCGCCGGCACCTGCGACCGGGGTTCGAGTCCCGTCGAGGATCGCCGGCTCGCCGGCGAGATGCTAGCCGACGGAAAGGAACGCTCCGAACACACGATGTTAGTCGACCTCGCGCGCAACGACGTTCGACGGGTTTCGGAGCCGGGATCGGTCCGCGTCGACGAGTTCATGAACGTCCTGAAGTACAGCCACGTCCAGCACATCGAGTCGACCGTAACCGGGAAACTGGCTGAAGATGCAGACGCGTTCGATGCGACGCGGGCGGCGTTCCCCGCAGGGACCCTCTCGGGTGCACCGAAAATCCGAGCGATGGAGATCATCGACGACCTAGAGTCAAAACCACGTGGTCTCTACGGGGGCGGCGTCGGCTACTACTCCTGGACCGGCGACGCAGACGTCGCCATCGTCATACGGACCGCGACCGTTGAAGCGGGCGCGGTGCCACGAGACGCGGAAGAGCGAGCGTGCAGAGACGACTCGCGAGACGGGCGCAAACGCGATCGAATCACGGTTCAGGCCGGCGCGGGACTGGTCGCGGATAGCGACCCCGCGGCTGAATACCGGGAGACCGAAAAGAAGATGGACGGCGTCCTCACGGCGCTCGAGGCGATCGAACAGTCGGCCGCAGATTCGGAGACGGAATCGGACGACGCGTTCGAGCGGACGCCGGAGGTGAGTCGATGA
- a CDS encoding ABC transporter ATP-binding protein, with product MTVLETTDLTKSFGGLTAVDHLDLTVEENEIVGLIGPNGSGKTTTFNLVTGFYSIDGGTVRLTGSDITSFGTAKRASHGIVRTFQRPKPFGTMTVRENMMVANTPDLSRVEKESRAERILDDIELDHEADSRGKDLSGGQKKLLEIGRALMLDPEIILLDEPAAGVNPALMDDIMDYIRDLHDDGHTFLLIEHDMSIIADLCDRVVVMHNGQKIADGPFEEVRDNEQVRSAYLGGQ from the coding sequence ATGACTGTTCTAGAAACAACTGATTTAACGAAATCGTTCGGTGGATTGACCGCCGTCGATCACCTCGATTTGACGGTTGAAGAAAACGAAATAGTCGGATTGATCGGCCCCAACGGGAGTGGAAAGACTACCACGTTCAATCTCGTAACGGGGTTCTATTCGATTGACGGAGGGACCGTTCGGTTGACCGGCTCCGATATCACGTCCTTTGGCACTGCAAAGCGAGCATCTCACGGCATCGTTCGAACGTTCCAGAGACCAAAACCGTTCGGAACCATGACCGTGAGAGAAAATATGATGGTTGCAAATACTCCTGATCTCTCACGGGTCGAAAAGGAGTCACGTGCGGAACGGATTCTCGACGATATCGAACTCGATCACGAAGCTGACAGCCGCGGGAAAGATCTGAGTGGCGGGCAAAAGAAATTGCTCGAGATTGGTCGTGCACTGATGCTCGATCCCGAAATCATTTTGCTGGATGAGCCTGCTGCTGGTGTGAACCCGGCATTGATGGACGACATCATGGATTATATTCGCGACCTCCACGACGACGGTCATACGTTTTTGCTCATCGAACACGACATGTCGATCATAGCCGACCTCTGCGATCGCGTTGTCGTCATGCACAACGGGCAAAAAATCGCCGATGGGCCGTTCGAAGAGGTCCGTGATAACGAACAGGTGCGGAGCGCGTACTTAGGTGGACAATGA
- a CDS encoding SDR family NAD(P)-dependent oxidoreductase, with protein sequence MSVLRNGVDFEDTHVVVTGAAAGIGRKIAIEFGALNAAVSIVDLSKNPRDEESATHERITEAGGQAEFFQCDLRDAGEIERTISNIRDESGEIDVLVNNAGINRLGSIEEISVEDWDAVQAVNARGAVLMTKFSLDSLRTTGGCIVNVASIAGMKGSAEYATYAPSKATVLNHTKQVAVDYGSEGIRANAVAPGIIEAGMGKDELSDPDKAEVKRQKTILDRLGTEVDVANAVLFLASDAAGFITGETLVVDGGWTT encoded by the coding sequence ATGTCAGTACTACGGAATGGCGTTGATTTCGAGGATACGCACGTCGTTGTAACGGGTGCAGCAGCGGGTATTGGGCGAAAAATAGCGATCGAATTCGGTGCTCTGAACGCGGCCGTATCGATAGTGGACCTATCGAAGAATCCACGGGACGAGGAATCAGCAACTCACGAACGGATAACGGAAGCGGGGGGCCAGGCCGAGTTTTTCCAGTGTGACCTCCGGGATGCCGGCGAGATCGAACGGACGATATCCAACATTCGGGACGAATCTGGCGAGATAGACGTTCTCGTAAACAACGCCGGCATCAATCGACTGGGCTCCATCGAAGAGATCTCCGTCGAAGACTGGGATGCGGTCCAGGCAGTCAACGCTCGAGGCGCAGTGCTTATGACCAAATTCAGTCTCGATAGCCTTCGCACAACAGGAGGATGTATCGTCAACGTCGCTAGTATTGCTGGTATGAAAGGGTCGGCAGAATACGCGACCTACGCACCCTCGAAAGCGACCGTCCTCAATCATACGAAACAGGTCGCAGTTGACTACGGTTCGGAAGGCATCCGCGCTAACGCGGTCGCACCGGGAATAATCGAAGCGGGGATGGGGAAGGACGAACTTTCGGATCCAGATAAAGCGGAAGTCAAGCGTCAGAAAACGATACTCGACCGGCTCGGAACCGAGGTGGACGTTGCGAATGCCGTTTTGTTCTTAGCGAGTGATGCTGCCGGATTCATCACTGGTGAAACGCTCGTCGTAGATGGCGGGTGGACGACGTAA
- the trpG gene encoding anthranilate synthase component II, translated as MTESTALEETTTDSVDDRDATPLTVLFVDNYDSFTYNLVEYVSQQDGTDTEVLKNTASLADVRAVDPDAIIVSPGPGHPKNDRDVGISMDVLREVSPEVPTLGVCLGLEAAVFEYGGTVGRAPEPIHGKASAVDHDGEGVFEGLDQRFQAGRYHSLIATEVPDCFVVTATAKHGNDTLVMGVRHRDYPLECVQFHPESVLTATGHDVIENFLESV; from the coding sequence ATGACGGAGTCGACTGCCCTCGAGGAGACCACCACCGACAGCGTCGACGACCGAGACGCGACCCCGCTTACCGTCCTGTTCGTCGACAACTACGATTCCTTTACGTACAACCTCGTCGAGTACGTCAGCCAACAGGATGGGACCGATACCGAGGTCCTGAAAAACACCGCTTCGCTCGCGGACGTCCGCGCCGTCGATCCAGACGCGATCATCGTCAGTCCCGGACCGGGCCATCCGAAGAACGACCGCGACGTCGGTATCTCGATGGACGTACTTCGCGAAGTGTCACCGGAGGTACCGACGCTCGGCGTCTGTCTCGGTCTCGAGGCCGCGGTCTTCGAGTACGGTGGTACCGTCGGCCGGGCACCGGAGCCGATCCACGGGAAAGCCTCTGCTGTCGACCACGACGGCGAGGGCGTCTTCGAGGGCCTCGATCAGAGGTTCCAGGCCGGTCGGTATCACTCGCTCATCGCGACCGAGGTTCCGGACTGCTTCGTGGTGACAGCGACCGCAAAACACGGAAACGACACGCTCGTTATGGGCGTCCGTCACCGCGACTATCCGCTCGAGTGCGTTCAATTCCACCCGGAAAGCGTTCTCACGGCGACCGGACACGACGTAATCGAAAATTTCCTCGAATCGGTTTGA
- the trpD gene encoding anthranilate phosphoribosyltransferase, with product MKEYVERVTDGTDLTQADARAASTAVFEDATEAQIGALLTALRAKGETEAEIAGFAEGMRSAARTISPDREPLVDTCGTGGDDYDTINVSTTSAIVAAGAGIPIAKHGNYSVSSSSGSADVLEEVGVNVEAEPPAVEDAIEDDGIGFMLAPVFHPAMKAVIGPRKELGMRTIFNVLGPLTNPAGADAQIVGVYDPDLVPVLADALARMDVDRAMVVHGAGTDEIAVHGETVAAEIDGSAVEEYTVEPADIGLDEHDIDAISGGTPEENAADMQGIVAGDVTGAKRDVILANAGAAIYVAGEANSLEAGAEAAREAIDTGAASRKLEQLCDATPKPAGTGR from the coding sequence ATGAAGGAGTACGTCGAACGAGTTACGGACGGAACGGATCTCACGCAAGCGGACGCTCGAGCAGCTTCGACGGCCGTTTTCGAAGATGCAACCGAAGCACAGATCGGCGCACTGCTGACGGCGCTGCGCGCGAAAGGGGAGACGGAAGCCGAGATCGCCGGCTTCGCGGAGGGCATGCGGTCGGCAGCACGCACGATATCGCCCGATCGAGAACCGCTGGTCGATACGTGCGGAACCGGCGGTGACGATTACGATACGATCAACGTTTCGACGACGAGCGCGATCGTCGCAGCCGGTGCCGGTATCCCGATCGCCAAGCACGGGAACTATTCAGTCTCCTCCTCGTCGGGTAGTGCGGACGTACTCGAGGAGGTCGGCGTCAACGTCGAGGCCGAACCGCCGGCCGTCGAGGACGCCATCGAGGACGACGGCATCGGGTTCATGCTCGCACCGGTGTTCCACCCGGCGATGAAGGCCGTCATCGGTCCGCGAAAGGAACTCGGGATGCGAACCATCTTCAACGTGCTCGGACCGCTGACGAACCCGGCCGGTGCGGACGCACAGATCGTCGGCGTCTACGATCCTGATCTCGTCCCCGTGCTCGCGGATGCGCTGGCACGAATGGACGTCGACCGCGCGATGGTCGTCCACGGGGCCGGTACCGACGAGATCGCCGTCCACGGCGAAACGGTCGCCGCGGAAATCGACGGTTCCGCTGTCGAGGAGTATACGGTCGAACCGGCCGATATCGGCCTCGACGAGCACGATATCGACGCTATCTCCGGGGGTACTCCCGAGGAGAACGCGGCCGATATGCAGGGGATCGTCGCCGGCGATGTTACCGGTGCGAAACGGGACGTCATTCTCGCAAACGCCGGCGCGGCGATCTACGTCGCCGGTGAAGCAAACTCGCTCGAGGCGGGAGCCGAGGCGGCCCGCGAGGCCATCGACACCGGCGCGGCGTCACGGAAACTCGAGCAACTCTGTGACGCGACGCCGAAACCGGCCGGAACGGGACGATGA